The following coding sequences lie in one Candidatus Nitrospira allomarina genomic window:
- a CDS encoding NAD(P)-dependent alcohol dehydrogenase, with the protein MGATKAYAALQAGALLEPFSFDRRPVGSNDVLIKIVYCGVCHSDIHQARDEWGGSIFPLVPGHEIVGTVTRVGAGVQKVSEGETVGVGCFVDSCRTCSSCTRGLEQYCEAGMILTYNGLDKDGRPTYGGYSSEIVVHESYVLKIPHSLPPAGVAPLLCAGITTYSPLRQWGIGKGHMLAVVGLGGLGHMAVKFGRAFGAEVTVLSRTDLKRGEAERLGAAGFAATSQEGTLTRLARQFDFVIDTVSGTHDFNAYLGLLKTDGTYIMVGAPSEPLSVEAFALIMRRRRLVGSLIGGIRETQEMLNFCGEHGITSDVEVIPINQINEAYERVLRGDVRFRFVIDMASITDTPS; encoded by the coding sequence ATGGGCGCAACCAAAGCCTATGCCGCGTTGCAAGCCGGGGCCTTGCTCGAACCGTTCAGCTTTGACCGGCGACCGGTCGGGTCGAATGACGTTCTGATCAAAATCGTGTATTGCGGAGTCTGCCACTCCGACATTCATCAGGCGCGAGACGAATGGGGTGGGTCCATCTTTCCTCTGGTCCCCGGGCATGAGATAGTTGGTACGGTGACCAGGGTGGGGGCAGGTGTTCAGAAGGTGAGTGAAGGAGAGACGGTCGGAGTCGGATGTTTTGTCGATTCATGTCGCACCTGTTCATCATGTACCCGTGGCTTAGAGCAATATTGTGAAGCGGGTATGATCCTGACCTACAACGGTCTCGACAAAGATGGCCGGCCGACTTATGGCGGGTACTCCAGCGAAATCGTGGTGCATGAATCCTATGTGCTCAAGATTCCTCACTCTCTTCCGCCGGCAGGAGTCGCCCCCCTGTTGTGTGCCGGAATTACCACGTACTCTCCTTTGCGACAGTGGGGCATAGGGAAAGGCCATATGCTTGCTGTGGTGGGGCTCGGGGGGCTCGGTCACATGGCCGTTAAATTTGGTAGGGCCTTTGGGGCGGAGGTCACCGTCTTGAGCCGCACGGACCTGAAGCGGGGGGAAGCTGAGCGTCTTGGGGCGGCAGGGTTTGCGGCGACTTCGCAGGAAGGGACCTTGACGCGTTTGGCCCGTCAGTTTGATTTTGTGATTGATACGGTCTCTGGGACCCATGATTTCAATGCCTATCTGGGGCTGCTTAAAACTGATGGAACGTACATTATGGTCGGTGCGCCGAGCGAACCCCTCTCCGTTGAGGCCTTTGCGCTTATTATGCGGCGACGGCGTCTGGTGGGTTCCCTGATTGGCGGGATTCGTGAGACACAGGAAATGCTGAATTTTTGCGGGGAGCATGGGATCACTTCCGATGTGGAGGTCATTCCCATCAATCAAATAAATGAAGCCTATGAACGCGTCCTTCGGGGGGACGTCCGTTTTCGTTTTGTCATCGATATGGCATCGATAACAGACACCCCCTCATAA
- a CDS encoding HEAT repeat domain-containing protein — protein MMGIVVHLVILLALIFPTDSVARRASFTPEQKAQLSRIQTIRVSALALTEKGFISPELILQVVQRRFEELGFQVVTDATQPHDVEFHIICEERKHQQSVARFGGDNELTHTPDRLWHGPACQLSYLLEGRDLSWHKEVHPSMEQDSRILREAQDVDSGVAVFEQLTRELERFDFPVMLLSEWGQTHRLVSVLTNPETSQTRQLIILDLLRQFPDPEALPYLLKEVEQGQAPEQAIAAISGLGLDVVPHLQGLFESQDRPVSIRAAAAKGLGRILRSEGDLEVMTILLTYLSNATSKIRSSSDIEFPVLTEVVWGVGSIHHRPTVALIGNLQDRLWLIYDNSPEMKKLRDVVSVVHKYQDFNQL, from the coding sequence ATGATGGGAATAGTGGTGCATCTCGTTATCCTTCTGGCGCTTATTTTTCCGACGGACAGTGTGGCCCGCCGCGCCTCTTTCACACCTGAACAAAAAGCTCAGCTCTCCCGCATTCAAACCATCCGGGTTTCCGCCCTGGCACTGACCGAAAAGGGTTTTATCTCGCCCGAGCTTATCCTCCAGGTGGTTCAGCGGCGATTCGAGGAGCTGGGATTTCAGGTGGTCACGGATGCCACTCAACCCCATGATGTGGAATTCCACATCATCTGCGAAGAGCGTAAACACCAACAAAGCGTCGCTCGCTTTGGCGGAGATAATGAGTTGACCCATACCCCCGATCGACTCTGGCATGGCCCGGCCTGCCAATTATCGTATCTCCTTGAGGGGAGGGACCTGAGTTGGCACAAAGAAGTACACCCCTCGATGGAGCAGGATTCTCGTATTCTGCGCGAGGCGCAGGACGTAGACTCCGGAGTTGCTGTTTTTGAGCAACTCACCCGGGAACTTGAACGGTTTGATTTTCCGGTTATGCTCCTCAGTGAATGGGGGCAAACCCATCGACTGGTGTCCGTGCTGACCAATCCCGAGACGTCCCAAACCCGTCAATTGATTATTCTTGATTTGCTCCGTCAGTTCCCGGATCCCGAAGCCCTTCCGTATCTCCTGAAAGAAGTTGAACAGGGGCAGGCTCCGGAACAAGCCATTGCTGCCATTTCCGGTCTTGGACTCGACGTCGTCCCGCACCTGCAAGGGTTGTTCGAAAGCCAGGACAGACCGGTCTCGATTCGAGCGGCGGCAGCCAAGGGATTGGGACGGATTTTGCGATCCGAAGGGGATCTGGAGGTGATGACGATTCTGCTGACGTATCTGTCCAACGCCACGTCGAAAATTCGGTCTTCTTCTGATATTGAATTTCCGGTGCTCACTGAGGTTGTGTGGGGAGTTGGGTCCATTCACCATAGACCAACGGTCGCACTCATTGGCAATCTCCAAGACCGACTGTGGTTGATTTACGATAACTCCCCGGAGATGAAGAAACTACGGGATGTGGTAAGCGTCGTCCACAAATATCAGGATTTCAATCAGCTTTGA
- a CDS encoding SemiSWEET transporter, protein MDWVTIMGYVAGACTTSSFLPQAIQIVKTKHTKDLSLSMYSILTSGLMLWSVYGLINHDWPLVIANMVTLFLAGWIFILKLRYG, encoded by the coding sequence ATGGATTGGGTGACGATTATGGGATATGTCGCGGGGGCCTGCACAACCTCGTCGTTTCTTCCCCAGGCGATTCAAATTGTGAAAACGAAACATACCAAAGATCTTTCCCTGAGCATGTATTCAATCTTAACTTCGGGCTTGATGCTCTGGAGCGTATATGGCTTGATCAATCATGATTGGCCGTTAGTCATCGCCAATATGGTGACCCTGTTTCTGGCTGGTTGGATTTTTATCCTCAAGCTCCGGTACGGGTAG
- a CDS encoding aldo/keto reductase, translating into MKYVHLGRSGLKVSRLCLGTMNFGPETTEADSGTIMDTALELGINFFDTANVYGWEVGEGITEQIIGRWFAQGGQRRERVVLATKVFGRMGDWPNQSRLSALHIKRACEASLRRLQTDYIDLYQMHHIDRHSPWEEIWQAMEQLMREGKILYVGSSNFAGWHLAQAQEMARHRNFLGLVAKQSLYNLNDRMIELEVIPACEAYGIGLIPWSPVARGLLAGALEPATSGRRADEDLRKNVEKFRPRLEAYEALCREVGETPAHIAMAWLLHQPAVTAPIIGPRTLDQLQGAMRTFDITLSKEVLKKLDTIFPGPGGPAPEAYAW; encoded by the coding sequence ATGAAATATGTCCATCTTGGTCGATCCGGGTTGAAAGTCAGCCGGTTGTGTCTGGGCACGATGAATTTCGGACCGGAAACCACAGAAGCCGACAGCGGAACCATCATGGATACCGCACTGGAACTCGGCATTAATTTTTTCGATACCGCAAACGTGTATGGCTGGGAAGTGGGGGAAGGCATTACCGAACAGATCATCGGTCGTTGGTTTGCGCAAGGAGGCCAACGCCGGGAAAGAGTCGTCCTGGCCACCAAAGTGTTCGGGCGAATGGGAGACTGGCCCAACCAATCCCGTTTGTCCGCACTCCATATCAAGCGCGCCTGTGAAGCCAGTTTGCGCCGGCTCCAAACCGATTATATCGACCTGTATCAGATGCACCATATTGACCGGCATTCGCCATGGGAGGAAATCTGGCAGGCCATGGAACAACTCATGCGCGAGGGGAAAATCTTATACGTGGGGAGTAGTAACTTTGCGGGGTGGCATCTGGCGCAAGCACAGGAAATGGCCAGGCACCGGAATTTCCTGGGACTGGTGGCGAAGCAAAGTTTGTACAACTTAAATGACCGCATGATTGAGCTGGAGGTCATTCCGGCCTGTGAAGCGTACGGCATTGGCTTAATTCCCTGGAGTCCGGTCGCCCGCGGCCTCCTGGCCGGGGCGCTTGAACCCGCGACCAGCGGACGGCGGGCCGATGAGGATCTGCGAAAGAACGTGGAAAAATTCCGGCCACGGTTGGAAGCCTACGAAGCGCTGTGCCGGGAAGTAGGCGAAACGCCTGCCCATATCGCCATGGCATGGCTGCTTCATCAACCAGCCGTCACGGCACCCATCATCGGGCCCCGAACTCTGGATCAGTTACAGGGCGCCATGCGCACCTTCGACATCACACTTTCCAAAGAGGTGTTGAAAAAATTGGATACCATTTTCCCCGGACCAGGAGGCCCCGCACCCGAAGCTTACGCCTGGTGA
- a CDS encoding CBS domain-containing protein, producing the protein MSVDFKETIGHYMQRALQGVSEDTSVLNAVSLMAARRIGSLVVHPAGQESQRTKIIGLISETDLIRLVIAKDLNAAGTNVGQIMASPLLSIPSDRTMLDASHFMEKHGIRHLCVTEGEAVVGLISVRDLVKHFVYAEKGPIRDLDDVYRPLSVLMRRDIETIDREATLITVAQRMTDKRIGALMVTQAGEMVGIVTERDLIYKGMAQNRDLTQARAGSVMTQALIDIDINRTVHDASDLMAEKNIRHLPITENHAIVGILSVRDLMRMISVRDRPRFLNQQS; encoded by the coding sequence ATGAGCGTCGATTTTAAGGAAACCATTGGGCATTATATGCAGCGCGCCCTTCAAGGGGTGAGCGAAGACACCTCTGTGCTGAATGCGGTAAGTCTCATGGCGGCACGACGGATTGGGAGTCTCGTTGTCCATCCGGCAGGGCAGGAATCTCAGAGAACAAAAATTATCGGGCTCATTTCAGAGACCGATCTTATCCGCCTGGTCATCGCCAAAGATCTGAATGCGGCCGGAACGAATGTGGGGCAGATTATGGCAAGCCCGTTACTCTCCATTCCCTCTGATCGAACGATGCTGGATGCCAGCCATTTCATGGAGAAGCATGGCATTCGGCATCTTTGTGTGACAGAAGGGGAAGCCGTTGTCGGGCTGATATCCGTTCGCGACCTGGTGAAACATTTTGTGTATGCTGAGAAGGGGCCGATCCGGGATCTTGATGATGTGTACCGGCCGCTCAGTGTGCTGATGCGGCGTGACATTGAAACGATCGATCGGGAAGCGACACTCATCACCGTCGCCCAGCGTATGACCGACAAGCGGATCGGGGCCCTCATGGTGACGCAGGCTGGAGAGATGGTGGGGATTGTCACGGAGCGAGATCTGATCTACAAAGGCATGGCTCAGAACCGGGATCTGACTCAGGCCAGGGCGGGCTCCGTGATGACGCAAGCGCTGATCGATATTGATATCAACCGCACCGTGCATGATGCCAGCGATCTTATGGCCGAAAAAAATATTCGGCATTTGCCCATTACGGAAAACCATGCGATCGTGGGAATTTTGTCTGTCAGGGATCTGATGCGCATGATTTCCGTCAGGGATCGCCCCAGATTTCTCAATCAGCAATCATAG